GAAAAATATTCagtagattttaatttaatttaatataaattttaatttaatttaaaaaataattgaattgaattgaatacaattaattttaatttaaaacataataaaattattttaatttagaactcaataaaaaaaaaaaatctgagaatgTTAAATTAAAGCAAAATTCCCGCCAAccagctaaataaaataaaaaactgttttaaatacaagCAATTTAACATATCTTTACCCAGCTAGTATTGTTTTCTAGGTGCATGTCTGCTGCATATGTTTAAatagaaactgaaataaaaattgaaataaagttGCTGCGCTCCGACCAGGTGTCGTGTTGATTTAACAGCATAATTTATCATATTTTAGATGTTGGAACAACTAAAACCTCTAATAATGTTCAATATTTCCTTCAGTTCAGATACATGCATTCAGCAGTGCATCATAAAAtggcataaaggaaaaaaaatcttgtcattaaatgaaataataaaaaatctaaatcctaAAACGTGtaagggtcaaagacgttaagataataaagaatcaaaagaaattttcaaaagtgattttatgtaagtaaagtgtctacttcaaaggtttcaaataagttttgggagaataaaatgtcaaaatttgttcagtgtaacacaatatttatgttcATTCAGtgttcattcagtgtaacacaatatttgtgtaaaaattcaaacaacatgcttattctgacatgtgcatttgaaaatatataaaagaataataaagcatattaaattttattatgttttaaatgagtaaaaaattctttctgacaaatgggcaaaacctaggatagtgggaaattttaaaaatgtagaattaaaatttgtattaattatttttggtgaaagtaattagtcttttaatatgtcataaatttatttttcttgtaaatatgcctgacaagattgttacattaaattacattttagtggatgtcttctgtaaattagggattttttttttgtgtgtgtgtgttcagaaaagcaaaaacaaaaatgcaataaacTAAACACAaaacttgtaattttttttattttttttggaaaaataacaatttaaagcagtattacacttattgtttttatgcttaaacccttttttgtcaTTGACCTGTAaataaacaacaataacaaaaagtcaaacaattaaaaatgaaaatatgctataTTTTCAACTTTAAACCTGGAAAGGGTTTATTTATTGCTCTTCAGGAAGAAAAAGTTTGCAATTTGTTACATGAAAATCTTTCATTTTAGTAAATGTGTATACAATATAGcggtttaattaataaaatacactTGAAAAGACAGATAAATACTATATTATGTTAATTCACACagattataatacatttattatacatttatattacatttttatttgtgaccctggaccacaaaaccagtcatagtgTACATTTTTGAAAAATCTTTTTTCAGAATCTTCTTGAAAGctgattaaataattttaatgataTAATAATTTGGCCGAGatgaaactatttgaaaatctggaatctaagggtgcaaaaaaatctaaatattgttaAAACGCCTTCAGAGTTGgtcaaatgcatattactaatcaaaaatgtagtttctgatatatttacggtaggaaatttacaattttacaattttgttttgcctatttctacaaatatacctgtgctacttaagattggttttgtggtccggggtcacatttaACTCTGCTAACACTCAGtggatcaaaaaaataaaaactagagTTATTGTTAAGTTCATTACATGAGTGAGGACTATGACTGGAACTTAAATACAGATAAAATTGTTCTCTCTTAATCATTTGTGTTCTCAGCTCTAAAGGAATGAAAGAGTGTCCGAATCTCATATACGTCTCGTATGTCGCGCTGTAGGATTTTTCTCAGTCTGTTTTTGCAGGCAATCCATTCGGAGGACACTCGTCCCAGCATCATTCCTTGTTTGTAATGCTCAACCGCAGCTTTCTCTGAGCCCAGCCTGTACTGTTTGAAATCCCCATACATGCGATGCCAGGCTTGACGGTCAGCTGGCTTCAGGTCAGGAAGGGCAAACAGCTCAGTGAACTTCTGCTCTGCTTTAGCTGTCTGCTTATTCTCTGCATACCTCAGCGCAAGCTCCAGCTGTGGGTAGATGTACCCTGGGTTTAAACTGGCGCCCTTCTCTAAATGGTGAATGCAAAGGCCCAACAACTCTGGATTATGTACGTCATTCATCTGCATGGCTTTCCAGCGGTAATTGTTGGCAATCTCATGATGTAAACGTGACGAGTCTGGTGCTTTCTTCAGCATTTCCAGCAATACTTTCATTGCCTTGTCATAATGCTGCTCTTTCTTCATGAACTTTGCAACACGCAAAACAACGCTGAGGTTATCCGGAGCCATCGTGAGCGCTTGCGTCATGTACTGCCATGCCTCTGTGTTATTCATGTTCTTTGTGTTCTTGTAGCACTTGAGCCCCAGATACACATGAATCATCGGATTGTCCGGGTCCAGGTTCAGAGCTTTCTTCAACTGGAGCACAGCAGGAGACTCTTCAACCCCTACACGCTTGTATCGACCAATCTTCAGTCCCTCCAGACGGAACAGAGAAAAAGCAAAGCCTGTGTTCCATTCCTTGTCATCCGGTTCTTTCTGCAAAGCTTCAAGGAAACTCTCCTTAGCCCTGATGTAGGTCTTTCTAGAGAACTTGAGAAGTGACCAGGCTTTTTCGCTTTGAACTTCTCTGTGAAGCTCTGCTGGAGATGGAGCGGGGAAAGCTCTAAGGATTTCGTTTACTTTCTCTAAGTAAGTCTCAGCTTTAGTCACACTGCCCATGAGACTGTGCACCCAGGCCAAGTTTCCATACGTCACAATCACATTACTGTCATCGTCCGGATGTTCCTTCTTTGATAGTTGCAGGGTCTTAAGTGCCTCATCATTAAATCCTTGTAGATGTTTAATAAAGGCTAAGAAATTTAAATCTCTTTGTTTCAGATTTCCTTCATATTCGCATTTCACTGCTAATCTTTCACGGACTTTCACTTCGAGAAAGTTAAGATCAGCATCTTTTTGC
Above is a genomic segment from Garra rufa chromosome 2, GarRuf1.0, whole genome shotgun sequence containing:
- the ifit8 gene encoding interferon-induced protein with tetratricopeptide repeats 8, with protein sequence MSEDKLKLLSCHFTWDLQKDADLNFLEVKVRERLAVKCEYEGNLKQRDLNFLAFIKHLQGFNDEALKTLQLSKKEHPDDDSNVIVTYGNLAWVHSLMGSVTKAETYLEKVNEILRAFPAPSPAELHREVQSEKAWSLLKFSRKTYIRAKESFLEALQKEPDDKEWNTGFAFSLFRLEGLKIGRYKRVGVEESPAVLQLKKALNLDPDNPMIHVYLGLKCYKNTKNMNNTEAWQYMTQALTMAPDNLSVVLRVAKFMKKEQHYDKAMKVLLEMLKKAPDSSRLHHEIANNYRWKAMQMNDVHNPELLGLCIHHLEKGASLNPGYIYPQLELALRYAENKQTAKAEQKFTELFALPDLKPADRQAWHRMYGDFKQYRLGSEKAAVEHYKQGMMLGRVSSEWIACKNRLRKILQRDIRDVYEIRTLFHSFRAENTND